atttaaaaatggtgAGACATAGTAGGATAAAATAATATCCGAACTCATCccaagtttcaaaaaaattctcaaattcatCTTTaaccaatttatttaaatttcaaatatgtcCTATTAGGAGGTGAGATGAATACCGAAAATAAATCTGTCTCATTGTCATCCCTTAGAAGAGAGAGACtaaattcatcaaaataaaaaaataataataaatcatttcaaattcaaaacacCTTTgttaaaacaacataaaaaaattaaaaattacaaaatcattataaaataaaaccaaggCGGTGCCTGTGCCCAAATCAGCCATGCACGTGTATGTGAATCCTCCTAGAAACCATAATCAAAAGGGCACTGAAAAATTGTTGCAACCTTTACCCAATCAAAGAGCCAcccaaatattaaattatgaagTCGTAATTAAactgaaatttaaaattagattcaTTTCTCCTTCTCCAATTCACAAATCAACGTGGAAGATCGCGAGATTGTGGGAACTATTATTCCTCTAATCCGTACGTCTTTCCCGATCACCGTTCCAcccctttattattattagttttggAGGATAGTGTTGCCAACCCAACATTCTTTTTATTTAGGGTCACAAAGGTAATTATCCAAAAGTaccattaattaaatttatttatctaccTTCTTTACTATGTATCGGTATAGATTTTCAACGATTAAGATAAAGAGTtcaataaatatcatatatatctACATCAATATCCTTCCcatatcaatttgaagaaatttgGATAGGTAATGGGATAGTTTTTCTGGTAATCCGCAACGCTTTGTCCCTaatgaaaattgtttaaaataaaaataaacggTCCAATgtgaatttgaaaagtttttaaaaattaggtgGGGTGGATTATGACATGTCTTTGTCTCACCCAccaatttcaattatatataattttaaatagaaaattttttaagttgattttttttttcaacctttctaacataaataaaatattaattttaaaaaaataaattataaatatttataacagttatttgtttataaattatatttattttaaataaaatttaatattttagaaataaataataataataataattaaagataattaaatttttaaaaataaaacggGTCAAGATGGTATGAGAATTTCCTGAGCCCCTCCCACCTTATCTAAATTTTGTTAGGTAGGaatgaaaatagatataaataattgaattaaggTTGGGACGAAGGTGATCCGCCTCAAATATGCTTTGTTATCATCCCTACatttaatatattatcttttaacaaataaattgttttttttttgtttttttcatgcATCAACCACATTTAAAGGAATTAcatactaataaataaattttatagatagagaaacattatttttgtcACCTTTTTTAACTCTTAATATATGCATAGTATTTAATttgaaacataatttaaataattagaaaagttcaatcaaaaataaaaataaagatatataagaaaaaataatatgggATCCCAAGAATCAATATCCCAATTTGCCATCCTATCTCAATACCTTTGCAActcaatgtattttttttatgatttctcATATGCTTTTACGTTATGTTTGGTTACCAGAAAATATGACGtgaaatgtaagggaaagaaaatagggaggaaaaatagaaggaaaaaaaaataaagaaaaataaaaacgaaatttaaaatcaataaattattttatatgttatttcaaactcattttatttgtttatttatttatttttgtaaatattaaataaatatttgattttatttcctatttttcatgttgagattaaatatgagaaaatcattcttcctaacatttttttttccttaatacttttttgGAATTATAGCTTTATGAAAAAggtggaaaaaataataattagaataCTCCCAACattcaaatatatttgtatcaagataaaatatataaatatattagtagaaatgataaaattattaccaaacataaatttttgaaaaaaaaattatcattaccACATGGAGacaaatcatgaaaattttggagatgcataaaatattttctattatttttttcttaaaagaaataaaatttgaaaataataataatatcatggAAATCTCGAGGATTTCATAACAAAGAGATATTcttatgataaataatatatatataaatagaaaattatatcTAAAAAGTCCGTCAAATAGgttcatatatttgaaaatattattgattttgcTACCATCATGGAAGAAATCACAAAAACTATAGGGAATATATTGAACATATTTCATGAAGctctttctaaaagaaaaaaaaatttgtatgtaaaaataaagaaaatcctTTCAAAGATGttattgaattttcaaattgtgAAAATCCCATGCATGTTGCTTTTCAGATATAATTCTGATTAATTTAAGTGGCAATAtaatctttttttgaaaatataaaaaatatgaaaaatgattttatttcagGGGCCCAATAATGGAAGGGCAATAATTTAAGGGCAGGTGAGAGGATCCCAAAGCTGTTCATGCATGTGTATTAGGGCCCTTGTAAGTGCCCTAAACCCAATATTTTAAGGCAATTTGTTGCCTTAAACCCTAATCAAAAGGCCCCTTGGAGACCTGCCAGTAGCCCAAACAGTGACCCAAAGGTCAATGGAATAATTATTACATAAGGTTTatatctttttctctttttccagcTTGTATTAAAATACACAGAAACTTCATTGTTTGTTCACCAATTGAAAAATCAACCAAGAAGATCCTCAAGATTCTGGATGAAATCTGTCGGATCTTGCTTTCCAAACTGTCAGATTTCAGTGGGGATTCGATTTTCTAGCAAGATGGGTTCAAATATATATCCACAAACTTCACCTCCACTTGTGTGTTcacctctcattctctcttttcttcatcttcacacCTGTCTTCTTCCTTGGCTTTTTGCTTTTTTGGTAAAATAGTGCAATGGGTATGGCCACAGAAGCTCAGTTCCATGTTCTAGCTGTTGATGACAGCATCATAGATAGAAAGCTGATTGAGAAGCTCCTCAAAACCTCTTCTTATCAAGGTGTGCTGATGAGAAGATTGGGTGCTTTTTTGTTGgttgatttcttttttacttttgggTTTTGATTGCTGATGTTTTTGTGGGGGTCTTTTGGACAGTTACTGCTGTGGATTCTGGGAGCAAGGCCCTGGAATTTCTGGGTTTGCAAGAGGCTGAGCAGAGAAATCTAAGCCCTCCCTCTCTTTGTCCAAGCCAGGTATAATTTCTCACTCAATTTCTTTCAATTCAATCATTTTCTCTTCAGGGTTTTCAGCTGAATGTTAATTTTCCTTTCCTCCTTGGTTGTGTTACAGGAAATGGAAGTGAATTTGATCATTACAGACTATTGTATGCCTGGGATGACTGGCTATGATCTCCTCAGAAAGATTAAGGTAAGATCTCTCATTTTGATCTTAGCTTTCAAATTTCTTTGATCTTGCAGCTTTCTCATGGACAACATCCAGATCAGTGTGAAAACTTCATATTTTCCACTGATTGGGACTTGGGAAAGTTACCAATTTTGAAGCCAAACTGAAGTCTAAATTCATGTGAATCTGCAGGAGTCTACATCTCTGAAAGACATACCAGTTGTGATCATGTCCTCTGAGAACATCCCTTCAAGGATTAACAGGTGAGAAAACTATTGAATATCTTGGAATTGAATTCTTCTCAtccaaaagaaatgaaattttgttgaTTCAATTTCTAATATGAGAATGTTTGATGGGTATTTATCAGATGTTTGGAAGAAGGAGCAGAAGATTTCTTCCTGAAACCTGTTCAATTATCAGATGTGAACAAGCTTAGACCCCATCTACTGAAGGGAAAAGCTAGGGAGGAGGAGGacgaggaggaggaggaggaggaggaggaagaagaagaagaagaagaggaagaagaagaagaggaagaagaagaagaagaagaagaagaagaagaagaagaattgagCAGTAACAAGAGAAAGAATGTGGAAGAGAGCCTCTCTCATGATAGAACAAGAGCCAGATTTAATGGCTTGGAAGTGGTCTGATTACACAtagtttttcttcttccttgaaGTAGAAGTTGGAAAACTCCCTCAacaatctccattttttttttgtctttgttttctcCTTCTTAAACCTTGGCCATAATGGTTCAAAAGAAGAGATTCATTAAGAGGGCTAGTTCATGATATTcagaaatgatatgtaaattaACAAGAAACTAGAAAAGAtgattcattcaattttttgcCTCATAAAACCTAACATGTGACACCTTTTCTTTTAGCTAGTCCAATACGAAAGGGTATGGTGAACTCATAGCTATCATATTTGCAggacttcaaatcaaatttCCCACCTTTCTTCATTCCTAAATCTTCATAATGAAAATCCAATTAGAGAATCATATCTAAAGTCATCCACTATCATTGTGGACTTAAAAGGAAAGGCATGTGTGGAGGATCTTCctttggtaagcttttgaatATATTGGGTGATTTGGTGATCAATGGCCAATAGCAATTTTATAGGTTTTAATCTAAAGTTTGGCTAAATTTAGGGTTTTATGATAACATaatttaagatttaattttGAGTATGGTGCGGTAAAAAGATTACATTGGAGCAATCAAGAAAAAGTCATGTTGAAGATTTGATGAAGATATGGTAGAGGGGAATGAAAACCTAGATTAATTGTCTTTTAGTATTGGACTTGTTAGCAACAACTTGTGCACTGATGGGAGTCATTTTAAAACCATCATGCACATCCTTGGAACCTTCATGAACCACTTTTGatggtattttttaaaaagataa
This DNA window, taken from Vitis riparia cultivar Riparia Gloire de Montpellier isolate 1030 chromosome 13, EGFV_Vit.rip_1.0, whole genome shotgun sequence, encodes the following:
- the LOC117927817 gene encoding two-component response regulator ORR9-like, with protein sequence MGMATEAQFHVLAVDDSIIDRKLIEKLLKTSSYQVTAVDSGSKALEFLGLQEAEQRNLSPPSLCPSQEMEVNLIITDYCMPGMTGYDLLRKIKESTSLKDIPVVIMSSENIPSRINRCLEEGAEDFFLKPVQLSDVNKLRPHLLKGKAREEEDEEEEEEEEEEEEEEEEEEEEEEEEEEEEEEEEELSSNKRKNVEESLSHDRTRARFNGLEVV